A segment of the Trifolium pratense cultivar HEN17-A07 linkage group LG7, ARS_RC_1.1, whole genome shotgun sequence genome:
ttaaaaaaaatattaattaaatcaatTTCTTTGATATCTCAACTAATTTCCTCAATGCCAATCTctctcattaatttttttttatgtaacatAAATATCTTAGTTTTAGATtaagtttaaaattaaattctCAAGACTTGAgggatatatatttttatggacaaaacttagaaacagttACTTATGTACTGTTCTTACTGTTGCCCACTAAAAACAAGACATGTGGATTAAAAATCCACATCAGCCCCACACACTTGTTATCACGTTAACGTCGTTATCTGTTATTAGACTAAAGAGAAAAACGGTTCTCAATGTTCATTTGATCTGTTCCTTGAAATCATTCTCCAGATTCATTGATTCAGGAATgctattcttattttttttgtcggTACAACAGGAAATCTATTCTTTAAAATACACTTTAATTATACCTCGTATTCATTCTTCTTATTTGTTGAACTCCTGAGATTTACCCACTTTCTAATGGATCCTtgcataaataatatatttggcTTTTTTGTTCCATGTTCTATCTCAGTAAATAGTCCGATAAAATATATGTTCCATGGAAAAGGATTTGTCTGCCACTACAAAGCACACCAGTGTCtcaaatttgttaaaatatgatACTAAATAATGGAAGTAGGAGTGGTAGTAGACGTtgcagtatttttttttctatacaaTTATGTTAATCATGCGTCAAACTAAATGTTTAATTTATCAATCGATCAAAATTTGGGGGAAAAATCTAATAGATTGATCTTGGTGGTGGCTATCTCCAGCAGAATGGCGGTTGTTGCGATGCAGTGGTTAACGGAACAGAAACGAAGTTAGCATGAAAACAAGGGTGTGGGGCTGATGTGGAATTTTAATCCACATGTCATGTTATTAGTGGGCAACAGTAAAAACAGTACATAGGgaactgtttctaagttttgtcctatttttatttagtaAGTCTTTAGTTTACATAGAAAAAGGGCTAGTAATTTTAGAATTTGATCGtgagataaataaattatggcTAAAAATTATTCCCATCATGAATTGAACTCGATTATTCCGAACAATTTATTCTATGAAGAGTTCATTAATTACTtgagaatttatgaaaataaacatGTTCCTCATGgacaaatatagaaaataatatgCTATTTAAAGAAAGATTGtgagacaaaataaaaaaaatatttaattttataatgcaTTTTAGTGAGGCGTtggattaaataaattaaatggatGAGATTTGGTGTTAAATCAAAGTTTGACCCTAATTCCTAATTCCTAACCCTAAGTAGAATGATACATTTTTTACTtctattttttgacaaataatacattttttactTGAGCTTAATATtttggtacatttttttttgttgctgaCGATAGACATGTTGGTAGTATATAAAATggctgtattttttttttatttttttgacttaggctgtatttttttattgtcattCTAGAATGTccaatttttagtttttactgtCATATTATTAAGGAGTTATATCCGGTTATTATCATTCTAGAATGTCCACTTTTTACTCTTTTTGTTGGTACATTTGAGTGTAGTAAATTTAGAAagtaaaaataacaacaaaaacaaacaaacaaacaaataacaaCTAAAAGTATAAAAGCCACACTGTATTCTCGATATCATGTACCCTTTGacctagttttttttcatcttcttttgagcttatccaaacaactttttcttttgacagttatccaaacaacttatgcaatataaattaggttttatgttattttataagttcatactagtcaaaattatattttcataagctattttatcataaactaccttgaaaaacttataataatatataaaaattgcataagctgtttgcataagctcaaaagaagaggaaaaaaagctaGGTCAAACGGTACTTAGTAGGCGTGGAAAAAAACGAAGTTCCTCCTCAGTAAGTAAacaattttgttatattttttaccataatattaatattaagtttttactACCGTGCCATGAATAATCCCCGTAGAAGAATCTGTATAGTACAAAGTGAGTTATCTCTTTTCAACTGAATCATTTTCTCCACATGTTTGATTCGGGAATCAAATCAAACCCCTGACCATATGTTTAAAGAGATCAAAACTCTTGCTTAAagtttattacttttttttttgtaaacctAAGGTATTCTCTAAGCAGCTGCTCGAGATTTTCACATATTTACTTTAAAAAGTGAAGTTCTAGTCAATAAACTATTTTAGGGTCCgcttgaattaacttattttttaacttatgcaatataaattaggttttatgctattttataagttgaaATTGTAGTTTTATAATCTATTTTagcataaactaccttgacaatcTTATATTACTACATAAAAAATCATAAGCTGTTTGtacaaactcaaaaataagttaatccaaaccgATCCTAAATAAATGAGGTGTgcacattatttatttttttaatttttgaaaagtaTAGATGCAGATTTcgtgaagaaaaagaaaaagtatagaTGCACATTATTAGAGTGAACAATACTTAAAAAAAGAGAGCAATAAACGGAGAATTTTGATTCTTGAAAAACAAGAATATCATATAATTCAAACCACATGTCACTATTTCTACGtaacaaacatatatattcatatatatagtTTCACATGTCTCTCACACTTTTATTCACTACTTTGAGATCTTGAATGTAAAACAGTGATGGCAGACAACAACACTGACGAGATACATAATTCATCATCTACACAACAACATGAAATCAAAGATAACAAAGCCAATCAAAAAGTACCATTCTACATGTTATTCAATTTTGCTGATAAAATTGATATAACATTCATGATCATTGGCACTATCTCTGCTATGGCTAATGGATTTGCACAACCTCTCATGACACTTTTTATGGGAAAAATCATTAATGCTTTTGGTTCATCTGATCCATCAGATGTTATCAAACAAGTTTCTAAGGTATCAATTtaatcttttctttctctttcaattCTAACTTTTGGTGCAAATGTACATTTACATGCATGTATGTAATTCTAACTTAGGTTTAGCTGCGCAGCTTGTTTTCCATCTACCTTttgttcatgtgtaattattttctATGTATGTAATGTAATCATCAAGAAAGTGAACCCTAATTCTTGGATTTAGAAAGATTGATTAATGTTCCATCGATCCCAATATTTTATCCGATGGGATGATAGATTAATACTGGTAAGATATATTTTTGTGAGCTTTGAATTCTTGGCTTTGTATATTAGGCactattttaaatcttttaagTCACAAGTGAGTGAACTCAAGTGATATTCACATGTTTCAGTGTCGAAACTGGAGTATTAGAATAAGAAAAAGATGGATTGAAATGGCATgtactaattaattaagaaagTATTTATTGCATTCTTAACATGCTTCAAATTTCAGGTATCATTGCTATTTGTTTACCTGGCTGTTGGGTCTGGAATAGCATCATTTCTACGTAAGACACCCGATACTATTCTACTCTTTTGTTGGAGACTATTCTTGCATTAATCATTCTCATAATTCTCATAATAAGGGTTATTTTGTTGGATGTTGCAGAGGTATCATGTTGGATGGTGACAGGAGAAAGACAAGCTGCGAGGATTCGTAGTTTGTACTTGAAAACAATATTAAAACAGGATATTGCATTCTTTGATACTGAAACAAACACAGGAGAGGTAATTGGTAGAATGTCTGGTGACACAATTCTCATTCAAGATGCCATGGGAGAAAAGGTATGCCCCTCATACTTTTTTTGCGTACAATAACATTCATTAATGTTCGTATGATCATGATCTTCAATGTTCTATAAATGAGAACTTGTTATAATTATGACAGGTTGGGAAATTTTTTCAACTTGCTTCAACTTTTTTTGGCGGCTTTTTGATTGCGTTTATAAAAGGATGGCATCTAGCTATAGTTTTACTCGCATGTATACCTTGTGTTGCTATTGTCGGCAGTTTCATATCCACTATGATGTCTAAAATGTCAAGTCGCGGACAAGTTGCTTATGCAGAAGCAGGAAATGTTGTTGATCAAACAGTTGGAGCCATCAGAACAGTAAGACACTCGCATCAATTTAGAAACATGGAATGATTAATTTGAGTTTGTATTTATTCATTGTCTTTGAcctttattattttgaaaattgatcAGGTTGCATCTTTTACCGGGGAGAAAAAAGCCATAGAGAAGTATAATAGCAAAATTAAAGTTGCTTATAGTACAATGGTTCAACAAGGGATAATATCAGGGTTAGGAATCGGAACGCTTCTCCTTATTATCTTCTGCACTTATGGACTTGCCATGTGGTATGGTTCCAAACTAGTCATCGAGAAAGAATATAACGGTGGAACGGTCATGACTGTGATCATGTCTCTTATGACTGGTGGAATGTAAGGGAGACATTAGTACCTGATTGAATGAATTGCATTGATATAACATTGTTTAGACATACGATTTttgtttgatgaaattttttcgTTGATTGACAGATCACTAGGTCAGACATCCCCAAGCTTAAATGCATTTGCTGCAGGCCAAGCCGCAGCATATAAAATGTTTGAGACCATTAAAAGAAAGCCGAAAATTGATGCCTATGATACCAGTGGCACTGTCTTGGAAGACATAAAGGGAGATATTGAACTTAAAGATGTTTACTTCAGATATCCTGCAAGGCCAGATGTTCAGATATTTGCTGGATTCTCATTGTTTGTTCCGAGTGGCACAACTACTGCTTTGGTTGGTCAAAGTGGAAGCGGAAAGTCCACTGTGATCAGTCTATTGGAAAGATTCTATGACCCTGAAGCTGGAGAAGTACTTATAGACGGTGTGAATTTGAAGAACTTGCAACTTAGATGGATAAGGGAACAGATTGGGTTGGTTAGTCAAGAACCTATCTTGTTTACTACCACTATCAGAGAGAACATAGCATACGGGAAAGAAGGTGCAACGGATGAGGAGATAACAACAGCAATAACACTTGCTAATGCCAAGAAATTCATTGACAAATTGCCTCAGGTGTGTATAAATATTGCAAAATTTTACacaatgatttttgtttttggctTGTATTGTATCTTTGATTAAATTcgattgtatttaataatattGTGGTATTGTGTTTTCAGGGTCTTGACACCATGGCAGGGCAAAATGGGACTCAACTTTCTGGCGGACAAAAGCAAAGAATTGCAATTGCAAGAGCAATATTGAAGAATCCAAGAATCCTTCTTCTCGATGAAGCAACAAGTGCGTTGGATGCTGAGTCTGAACGTATTGTTCAAGAAGCattagaaaaaattatattgaaaaggACTACTGTTGTGGTAGCTCATCGTTTGACAACTATCAGAAATGCTGACACAATAGCAGTGGTTCATCAGGGGAAAATCGTGGAGAGAGGTAATTCACAAACAAACTATTTTAgtattaaaatcaaattttgtaaCATCTTAGAATACTGTATTCACTTTTGCAtgcttcctttttttttctgtaGGAACTCACAACGAGTTAACCATGAATCCTGATGGTGCTTATTCTCAACTTATTCGTCTACAAGAAGGAgaaaaagaagatgaaggtaGCAGTAAGTTCGAAGTAGATGAGTCAGGCGACAATTTAAATATAGATAGTCACATGGCGAGATTCTCCATCCAAAGAACTTCTTTTGCAAGCCGAACTTCGTCAGCAAGTCTTCAACATTCTCTGTCACTTAGAGGCTTATCTGGAAGAATAGAAGAAGATATTGAACAAGGTCAACTTGATAACAAGAAAAAACCCAAAAGGGTATCTATATTGCGTTTGGCCAAGTTGAACAAGCCTGAGGTTCCTGTCATACTGCTTGGAACCATTGCTGCATTAGTACACGGTGTCGTGTTCCCTATATTTGGCTTATTGTTTTCATCAGCCATTGATATGTTTTATAAACCTCCAGAACAGCAGAGGAAAGATTCCAGGTTCTGGTCACTTCTATATGTGGGTTTGGGTTTTGTTACTCTAGTGGTTTTGCCACTGCAGAATTACTTCTTTGGGATTGCTGGTGGAAAACTTATTGAGCGAATTCGTTCATTGACATTTGAAAAGATTGTGCACCAAGAAATTAGATGGTTTGATGATCCTGCAAATTCAAGGTATGTCAAAATGTATTTTAATtcaagacaaaataaaaaaagaattatgaCGTATTAATTCCTTCTACTcatgaaactgaaataaatgaATCACGTTGCAGTGGTGCAGTTGGTGCAAGGTTATCTACCGACGCTTCAACCGTGAAAAGTCTTGTTGGTGATACATTGGCCCTCATTGTGCAGAACATATCAACAGTCACAGCTGGTCTAATTATAGCATTCACTGCTAATTGGATTCTCGCTTTTATAGTTTTGGCTGTGTCGCCTATGGTTCTTATGCAAGGAATGGTTCAGATGAAGTTTCTTAAAGGATTTAGTGCCGATGCCAAGGTTAGTCTTACTTGAAGTTTTGTCAATTACATTGAGGAATTTGTACATTGTCGAAGTCATGaggatattttttcttttatctacTATGTAGGTGATGTATGAAGAGGCAAGCCAGGTAGCAACCGATGCTGTTAGTAGTATCAGAACTGTTGCATCATTTTGTGCAGAATCAAAAGTTATGGACATGTACAGGAAAAAATGTTTAGGGCCAGAGAAACAAGGCGCTCGTTTGGGGCTTGTTAGCGGTGTAGGCTTTGGTTTCTCTTTTTTTGCTCTATATTGCACAAATGCTTTCACTTTCTACATAGGATCGGTTTTAGTGCACCACGGGAAAGCAACTTTTGCAGAAGTTTTCAGGGTACAATCATTCAATCAACTTAGCATGCTTTATATTTACTTTATGTTTCTTTCGATTTGGTTCTTACAATACAATTTATGCAGGTTTTCTTTAGTTTAACAATGACAGCAATCGCCGTTTCCCAGTCTACAACATTGGCTCCAGACACTAACAAGGCCAAAGATTCTGCAGCTTCAATATTTGAAATTCTTGACAGCAAACCTGATATTGATTCCAGCAGTAATGAGGGTGTAACACAA
Coding sequences within it:
- the LOC123898215 gene encoding ABC transporter B family member 9-like, yielding MADNNTDEIHNSSSTQQHEIKDNKANQKVPFYMLFNFADKIDITFMIIGTISAMANGFAQPLMTLFMGKIINAFGSSDPSDVIKQVSKVSLLFVYLAVGSGIASFLRKTPDTILHVAEVSCWMVTGERQAARIRSLYLKTILKQDIAFFDTETNTGEVIGRMSGDTILIQDAMGEKVGKFFQLASTFFGGFLIAFIKGWHLAIVLLACIPCVAIVGSFISTMMSKMSSRGQVAYAEAGNVVDQTVGAIRTVASFTGEKKAIEKYNSKIKVAYSTMVQQGIISGLGIGTLLLIIFCTYGLAMWYGSKLVIEKEYNGGTVMTVIMSLMTGGISLGQTSPSLNAFAAGQAAAYKMFETIKRKPKIDAYDTSGTVLEDIKGDIELKDVYFRYPARPDVQIFAGFSLFVPSGTTTALVGQSGSGKSTVISLLERFYDPEAGEVLIDGVNLKNLQLRWIREQIGLVSQEPILFTTTIRENIAYGKEGATDEEITTAITLANAKKFIDKLPQGLDTMAGQNGTQLSGGQKQRIAIARAILKNPRILLLDEATSALDAESERIVQEALEKIILKRTTVVVAHRLTTIRNADTIAVVHQGKIVERGTHNELTMNPDGAYSQLIRLQEGEKEDEGSSKFEVDESGDNLNIDSHMARFSIQRTSFASRTSSASLQHSLSLRGLSGRIEEDIEQGQLDNKKKPKRVSILRLAKLNKPEVPVILLGTIAALVHGVVFPIFGLLFSSAIDMFYKPPEQQRKDSRFWSLLYVGLGFVTLVVLPLQNYFFGIAGGKLIERIRSLTFEKIVHQEIRWFDDPANSSGAVGARLSTDASTVKSLVGDTLALIVQNISTVTAGLIIAFTANWILAFIVLAVSPMVLMQGMVQMKFLKGFSADAKVMYEEASQVATDAVSSIRTVASFCAESKVMDMYRKKCLGPEKQGARLGLVSGVGFGFSFFALYCTNAFTFYIGSVLVHHGKATFAEVFRVFFSLTMTAIAVSQSTTLAPDTNKAKDSAASIFEILDSKPDIDSSSNEGVTQDTVVGNIELQHVNFNYPTRPHIQIFKDLSLKIPSGKTVALVGESGSGKSTVISLLERFYDPDSGRVLLDEMDIKTFRLSWLRQQMGLVGQEPILFNESIRANIAYGKEGEATEDEIIAAANAANAHNFISSLPNGYDTSVGERGTQLSGGQKQRIAIARAMLKNPKILLLDEATSALDAESERIVQEALDRASQNRTTVVVAHRLTTIRGADTIAVIKNGVVAEKGTHDVLMKITDGVYASLVALHSSAS